Proteins from one Podarcis raffonei isolate rPodRaf1 chromosome 1, rPodRaf1.pri, whole genome shotgun sequence genomic window:
- the ENTPD5 gene encoding nucleoside diphosphate phosphatase ENTPD5, which yields MVLSWAAVIAMFALSSIYCLVSHHGPELWFQDLFPSKVCPANTSMDTLYGIMFDAGSTGTRIHIYTFVQRSPEKPAELEGEIFESVKPGLSAYADQPGKGAETVRQLLDMAKEAVPPSHWNKTPVVLKATAGLRLLAEHKAQALLSEVRVVFEESPFLVPDNSVSIMDGSYEGILAWITVNFLTGQLYGRNQQTVGTLDLGGASTQITFLPQREETLEQTPIDFLTSFEMFNSTYKLYTHSYLGFGLKAARLATLGALEMEASDGRTFRSSCLPKQLEAEWHFGGVKYQYGGNKEGETGFEPCYSEVLKVVKGKLHQPDEIRHSSFYAFSYYYDRAVDTALIDYEKGGVLKVEDFRRKAKEVCDNLDSYSSASPFLCMDLSYITALLKEGFGFADSTVLQLAKKVNNIETSWALGATFHLLQSLGLSH from the exons ATGGTACTTTCCTGGGCTGCAGTCATTGCTATGTTTGCGCTTTCCTCCATTTACTGCCTAGTTTCTCACCACGGCCCAGAGCTGTGGTTTCAAGACCTCTTCCCTTCTAAAGTTTGCCCTGCAAACACCAGCATGGACACGTTATATGGCATTATGTTTGATGCAGGAAGCACAGGGACACGGATTCACATTTACACCTTCGTACAGAGAAGCCCAG AAAAACCTGCAGAGTTAGAAGGTGAAATCTTTGAATCAGTCAAGCCAGGACTCTCCGCCTATGCTGATCAGCCTGGAAAG GGAGCAGAAACAGTCAGACAATTATTGGACATGGCTAAAGAAGCTGTACCGCCCAGTCACTGGAATAAGACCCCAGTAGTCCTGAAAGCCACGGCTGGTCTGAGGTTGTTAGCAGAGCATAAAGCCCAAGCTTTACTCTCTGAG GTCAGGGTGGTCTTTGAGGAGTCACCATTTCTAGTTCCTGATAACAGTGTTAGCATCATGGATGGATCTTATGAAG GTATACTAGCCTGGATCACTGTGAACTTTTTGACAG GGCAGTTGTATGGCCGGAATCAGCAGACGGTGGGGACCCTGGATCTGGGAGGAGCCTCAACCCAGATCACATTCCTGCCACAGCGGGAG GAAACCCTAGAGCAAACACCAATAGATTTCCTTACCTCATTCGAAATGTTCAACAGCACTTACAAGCTCTACACACACAG CTATTTGGGGTTTGGTCTGAAGGCTGCACGGCTTGCTACATTGGGAGCCCTGGAAATGGAAG CATCAGATGGACGGACGTTCCGAAGTTCATGTttgccaaaacagctggaagcagAATGGCACTTTGGAGGAGTGAAATACCAGTATGGTGGCAACAAAGAAG GAGAAACGGGATTTGAACCTTGCTATTCTGAAGTGTTGAAGGTGGTAAAGGGAAAACTGCATCAACCAGATGAGATTCGGCACAGCTCCTTCTATGCCTTTTCCTATTATTACGATCGGGCTGTGGACACCGCCCTGATAG ATTATGAGAAAGGCGGTGTTCTCAAAGTGGAAGACTTTAGAAGAAAAGCCAAAGAAG TGTGTGACAATCTGGACAGCTACAGCTCTGCCAGTCCTTTCCTTTGTATGGATCTCAGTTACATTACAGCTTTATTAAAAGAAGGATTTGGATTTGCAGACAGTACAGTTTTACAG